AAAGCCAGCTGGCAGCGGGCAGCCCGTCGCGCCCCGCGCGGCCGCTTTCCTGATAAAAATGCTCGATGCTTTGCGGCATGTCGAGGTGGGCGACAAAGCGCACGTCGGGCTTGTCGATGCCCATGCCGAAAGCCACGGTGGCCACCACGATGATGTTGTCTTCCTGCGTGAAACGGCGCTGGTTTTGCGTGCGCGTTTCCATGCTCAGGCCGGCGTGGTAGGGAATGGCGTTTAAGCCGTGGCTGCTTAAAAATCCGGCGGTGTCTTCCACGCTTTTGCGGCTGAGGCAGTACACAATGCCGCTTTCTCCCTGCATGTCTTTAAGGATAAAGTCGAGCAGCTGCTTTTTGCCGTTGTTTTTTTCAACCACTTGGTAGCGGATATTGGGGCGGTCGAAGCTGGCGACAAACTCGGGGGCGTCTTCCAGCTTGAGATAATGTTTGATGTCGGCGCGGGTTTCGGCGTCGGCCGTGGCGGTAAGCGCGATGCGCGGCACTTGCGGATAGCGTTCGGCCAAAAGAGCGAGCTGTCGGTATTCGGGGCGGAAATCGTGGCCCCACTGGCTCACGCAATGGGCTTCGTCGATGGCAAACAGGCTGATCCGGGTGTTATCCAGAAAGCGCAGGAAACGCTCGCTCACCAATCTTTCGGGCGCAACGTAAAGCAGCTTGAGCGAGCCGTTGTGGATATCTTCGGCAATCCGGCGCACTTCGTCGGGATACGTGCCGCTGTGCACGCTGGCCGAATGCACGCCCGCGGCACGCAGGTTGGCCACTTGGTCGTTCATCAGCGCAATCAGCGGCGACACCACTATGGCCACGCCTTCGCGCATCAGCGCCGGTATTTGGTAGCAAAGCGATTTGCCGCCGCCGGTGGGCATCAAAACCAAGAGGCTCCGGCCGCCGGCGAGCGTGTCCACAATTTCGGCCTGACGCCCGCGGAAACCGGGGTAACCGAACACATCGTGCAAAATCCGCCGTGCATCGTCGCGCTGCTTGGTCATTTGGAGAATTCCGTTATAATAAGGCGGATATTTTAATGAATGCCTGTCTGAAAGGAAAGTTTATGAACCCACGCAAGGCTTTGCGGTTAGCCGCTCCGCTTGTTTTGCTCGGCCTTCTGGCCGCGTGTGCCGGCGGCCCGAAAGTTGAAGGAAGCTGGCAGAGTATCGGCGAGAGCAACGAAGGCAATATCCGCAACTATATCGATAAAAACAGCGTTAAGCGCAACGGCAACATCGTAACTTTCCGCGACAAGAAAACCGTGATGAAACCCGCGCAAGAGCGCTATGTCAACACGCCGCGCTACAAAACCGCCATCGGCACGTGGGAAATCGACTGCGCCAAAAAAACCTACCGCCTAAGCGCGCTCACGCTCTTAGACGAAAGCGGCAAAGAATTGCTCAAGCAAACCTACACGCCGGTAAACGTGCGCCCGATGCCGGTTGCCGAGAGCGGCTCCATTGTCGAAAAACAATATCAAACCGTATGTTCGGGCAAATAATGCCTGTCTGAAAGGATACACAATGAAGCCTTTTTTAGCCGTTTTTTTACTGTTCCCCCTTTCCGCCTGCACGTTTAACAACCCTTTCGGCAGCACGGCCGAACCGGCACCCGCCAACCTGCCGCCGGCAGCCACCGCACAAGTAGCCGCCGGCTCCGGCTCAGCGGGCGACGAATTATTGAGCGCGCAAGCCGCCTACCGCGAAGCCATCCGGCAGCAAAACCGCAGCGACGGCAATATCGCCAGCCTCCAACGCAAGCTTCACGATGCCGAGCGCCGCAAACAGCAGGCCGACGACGACATTACCCGCCTGCGCGCCGAGCTGCACCAAGCCAGCGAATCGAAAACCGGCACCGACAGCGCCACCCAAGCCGCCAGCCAACGCCTGAACGCAGCATGGGAAGCTGCCCGCCAAGCCGGATTGGTGCATTAATCCGAAAAACCGAATGCCTGTCTGAAAAAACACCTTGCTTTCAGACAGGCATTTATACTGAGTAAAGCTGCTTTAAGCAGCCGACAACAAAACTTTTTACTCACTTAACATAACAATGATGAAATCCAAAGCCATTTCCCTGCTCGCCTTACTGGCCGGCCTCGGCGCCCACGCCGCGCCCGCCCAAACCGGCGGGAAAACCCAACTACAGCCCGGCCAATACCAATATGCTCTCTACGGCCCTTACGGCCCGTCCGACTTCCGCGAGCTGGTTTTTGTTCATGTATTACCCGAAGGCAGATACTGCATGTTTTCAACAGGAACGGATTTAAGCTACGAAGGCATGCAGCTGGGCAAATGGCGGAAACAAAAAGGCAATATCATGCTGGATAACCAAACCGTTATCAGCAACCAACCCGTTTTGGGCAGCGCGGAAGCGCCTGCCGACGATACGGGCATGAAAGGCGCGCTGCTCGGTAAGCAACCGGCGCTTTTCATCAATGCAAGAAACGCCGAATATCAGGCTTACCACAATAAGCAGGCGCTGGAAAAAGCCCGCGCGGAATGCGTGGAAATGCAAAAAAATTCATACTGAGTTACCGGGCAAACGGAATCCTGAAAATTTCCCGTTTGAAATGACCGTTTGCACCGATACCTGTTGTTAACCTTAACCCCGATATGGAGAAGAAATAAATGGAACTCGTACTTATCCGCCACGGCCAAAGCGAATGGAACGCCAAAAACCTGTTTACCGGCTGGCGCGACGTCAAGCTTTCCGAGCAAGGCATTGCCGAAGCCACTGCGGCCGGCCGCAAGCTGAAAGAAAAAGGCTATCTGTTTGACATCGCGTTCACCTCGGCTCTTTCCCGCGCCATCAAAACCTGCAACATCGTACTGGAAGAATCCGACCAATTATGGGTGCCGCAAATCAAAAGCTGGCGCTTAAACGAGCGCCATTACGGCCAATTGCAGGGTTTGGACAAAAAACAAACCGCCGAAAAATACGGCGACGAGCAAGTGCACATCTGGCGCCGCAGCTACGATACCCTGCCGCCGCTGTTGGATGCCGGCGACGAATTCTCCGCCCACAACGACCGCCGCTATGCCCATTTGCCTGCCGATGTGGTGCCCGACGGCGAAAACCTGAAAGTAACCCTCGTACGCGTGCTGCCTTTCTGGCACGACCAAATCGCTCCGGCCCTCTTGAGCGGCAAACACGTGCTGGTGGCCGCCCACGGCAATTCTCTGCGCGCTTTGGTGAAGCATCTGGAAGGCATTTCCGATGAAGAAATCATGGGCGTGGAAATTCCTACCGGCCAGCCGCTGGTATATAAGCTGGACGATAATTTGAAAGTGATTGAGAAATTCTATCTGTAAGCGTTTACGGATAAAGCAATGCCTGTCTGAAAAGGTTTTCAGACAGGCATTGTTGATATCCCCGCAATCAAGCCACGTCTAAATTCAAATTATGAAAAGCCGGCGGCAAATCTTCGTCTTGTTTGAATTCCACCCATTCGTAAGACGTTTCGTCTTCCAACACTTTGCGCAACAAAGCATTATTGACGGCATGTCCGGATTTGAAGCCTTCAAACGCGCCGATAATCGGGTGGCCGACAATATACAAATCACCGATGGCATCCAAAATTTTATGGCGCACAAATTCATCGGGGTAGCGCAAGCCGTCGGGATTCAGCACGTCGGCATCATCAATCACAATTGCGTTGGAAAGGTTGCCGCCCAAACCGAGGTTGTGCGAGCGCATCATTTCTACTTCCTGCATAAAGCCGAACGTGCGCGCACGGGCGATTTCTTCCACATAAGATTTTCCTGCAAAATCAATCTCAAAGCGCGGGCTGCTGCGGTTGAACACCGGATGGTCGAATTCAATCGTCAGCGCGGCTTTAAAGCCGTTATAAGGCGTGAATTTCACCCATTTGCCCGGTTCCCGCACTTCCACTTCTTTCAGTATGCGCAAAAACTTTTTCTGCGCTTTCTGATCCACAATGCCCGCATCCTGCAAAAGATAGATAAAAGGCAGGCTGGAACCGTCCATAATCGGGATTTCCGGCGCGTTCAATTCAATCAACACGTTGTCCACACCATAGGCGGCCAATGCCGACATAATATGCTCAATGGTTCCGACGCGCACACCTTGTTCGGTAACAATGGTGGAAGACAAACGGGTATCGTTAATCAGATAAGGGCTCAGCTTGATGATTTCGCCCTGCTCTCCGCCCAAATCGGTGCGGCGGAAAGCGATGCCGCTGTTTTCTTCGGCCGGATGCAGGGTAAGCGACACACGTTCGCCCGAATGCAGACCCACGCCGGTTGCCCGCACGGATTTGGCCAAAGTACGCTGTAGCATAGAAATCCTTCCATAATGGTCGAAATAGGGGTTCACGGAGCATCATACGGTAAAACAGGCATGAATAACATTGAATTTGTTTATGGATAAAGTAGCTTTATCCACATGGCCGGCGGTTTCAAACCGGTTTGTTCTTTTTGCTGCACATGCTGTCTCCAGCTTTTCCCGCCGCTTTACCTCAGCTTATCCATAGTTTTTCAGACAGGCTTATCGTTTGATTTTACATGAAAAACTTAACTTATCCACAGAATATCGCCTGAATAAAGCCATTTATCTACATCATAATCTTTTTATTTTTTAAATTAAAAAGTAAAAAGGAAGTTTAAAAACCGCCGATTTCCAACCTGATAAAATCAAATTTGCATAAATAACTGTATGTAAGCTTAGGTAGTATTTGAAAAATATGATAAAACCGATATAAATCAGCCCGATATTGTTTTTAATTTGCCCTAGCAGGTTAAACACAATATCGGCCAAGCAGCCGTTCAACCGGCTCTATGCTGAAAATACCTCGATAATTAAATTTTCACGCTTTCAATTCATCCTAAAAAACAGGAGTTTAATATGGGTATCAAAGTTGCCGTCAACGGATTCGGCCGCATAGGCCGTTTGGCATTGCGCCGCCTTGTCGAACAGGACGATATCGAAGTGGTTGCCATCAACGACCTTACCCCACCCGATATGTTGGTGCATCTGTTTAAATACGACACCATGCAGGGCCGTTTTCAAGGCACGGCCGAGCTGAAAGAAAATGCCATTGTTGTGAACGGCAAAACCATCCGGGCGTTTGCCGATGCCGATCCGGAAAACCTGCCGTGGCGGGAATTGGGTGTGGACGTGGTGTTGGAATGCACAGGCTTTTTCAACAGCAAAGACAAAGCCGAAGCGCATATCCGGGCAGGCGCCAAAAAAGTATTGCTTTCCGCGCCCGGCGGCAATGATGTGAAAACCATCGTATTCGGTGTGAACGAACACACTTTGGACGGCAGCGAAACCGTGGTTTCCGGCGCTTCCTGCACCACCAACTGTTTGGCGCCTATGGCCAATGTGCTGCACAAGGAATTCGGTATCGTCCAGGGGTTGATGACCACCGTGCATGCCTACACCGGCGACCAAAACACGCTGGACGCACCGCACCGCAAAAGCGATTTCCGCCGCGCCCGCGCCGCCGCGCAAAACATCGTGCCCAACAGCACCGGCGCGGCCAAAGCCATCGGTTTGGTGATTCCCGAGCTCAAAGGCAAGTTGGACGGCGCCGCCCAGCGCGTTCCGGTGGCAACCGGCTCGCTGACCGAGCTGGTTTCCGTGCTTTCCCGGCCGGTAACGGTGGAGGAAATCAATGCCAAGATGAAAGCGGCTGCAAACGAAAGCTATGCTTATACGGAAGATCCGATTGTGTCTTCCGATGTAATCGGTTTGGAAGCCGGTTCGATGTTTGATGCAACACAAACCAAAGTGATAACGGTGGGCGACAAGCAGTTGGTCAAAACCGTGGCGTGGTATGACAACGAAATGTCTTATACCTGCCAGCTGATCCGCACGCTGCAATATTTTTCCGCTTTGATGAAGTGAATGTTGCATTAAAAAATGCCTGTCTGAAAGTTTTCAGACAGGCATTTTTGTATAAACGGTACTGTTTTTGAAACAAACGGTATTTTATATAAAATTATATTCTTAATAAAATCAATAATATGATTCAAATGTCGAAAAATAATTACCGTTTATCTGTTCCCAACGGTAAAAACTTTGTCTAGAATGCAATCCAACAAAACAAAAAACAGATTCAATCAAATAAAAAATATTTACGGGCAGGCAAGAAATAATCGATTGCCGATTTATTTTAAAGCCGTTTTTCTATCAGATATTAAAGAAAAAGGAAAACCATCATGTTAGGCTTTTTATTCAACCGCAAAAACAAACAAAACAATGCTCCTGTTGTGAAACAACCCGTTGTGCAGGCCACTCTTGCCAAATTTGCGCTGGATAAAATCCAAGCTGAAGAATTCAGCTTCGACGACAGCGAATTGGGTTTGAATGTCAGCTTCGACGAAAAGCCGATGACCCGCGACCAAGTGCGCATG
This portion of the Neisseria canis genome encodes:
- the recQ gene encoding DNA helicase RecQ; the protein is MTKQRDDARRILHDVFGYPGFRGRQAEIVDTLAGGRSLLVLMPTGGGKSLCYQIPALMREGVAIVVSPLIALMNDQVANLRAAGVHSASVHSGTYPDEVRRIAEDIHNGSLKLLYVAPERLVSERFLRFLDNTRISLFAIDEAHCVSQWGHDFRPEYRQLALLAERYPQVPRIALTATADAETRADIKHYLKLEDAPEFVASFDRPNIRYQVVEKNNGKKQLLDFILKDMQGESGIVYCLSRKSVEDTAGFLSSHGLNAIPYHAGLSMETRTQNQRRFTQEDNIIVVATVAFGMGIDKPDVRFVAHLDMPQSIEHFYQESGRAGRDGLPAASWLCYGMNNFMLLKERIMESGSDDFQKQIELSKLNAMFAVCETAECRRVPLLRHFGEESGPCGNCDNCLNPPVRFDGTVLVQKLLSCIYRVGQRFGAGYVINVLRGKNEDWIKQNGHDKLSTFGIGAEQSDKDWRAVTRQCLGLGLIDTDTANYQALRLTPAAKAVLTGGQTVWLRPLKRQKTAAAGSKTQWLRTEREERIWQELRHWRLEQAKAENVPAYIIFGDRTLQSIVQNLPQTEADLHEVYGLGEAKIEKYGSEVLALCAKFMQEADDGGDVF
- a CDS encoding surface-adhesin E family protein, with the translated sequence MNPRKALRLAAPLVLLGLLAACAGGPKVEGSWQSIGESNEGNIRNYIDKNSVKRNGNIVTFRDKKTVMKPAQERYVNTPRYKTAIGTWEIDCAKKTYRLSALTLLDESGKELLKQTYTPVNVRPMPVAESGSIVEKQYQTVCSGK
- a CDS encoding 2,3-diphosphoglycerate-dependent phosphoglycerate mutase, whose translation is MELVLIRHGQSEWNAKNLFTGWRDVKLSEQGIAEATAAGRKLKEKGYLFDIAFTSALSRAIKTCNIVLEESDQLWVPQIKSWRLNERHYGQLQGLDKKQTAEKYGDEQVHIWRRSYDTLPPLLDAGDEFSAHNDRRYAHLPADVVPDGENLKVTLVRVLPFWHDQIAPALLSGKHVLVAAHGNSLRALVKHLEGISDEEIMGVEIPTGQPLVYKLDDNLKVIEKFYL
- the lpxC gene encoding UDP-3-O-acyl-N-acetylglucosamine deacetylase, giving the protein MLQRTLAKSVRATGVGLHSGERVSLTLHPAEENSGIAFRRTDLGGEQGEIIKLSPYLINDTRLSSTIVTEQGVRVGTIEHIMSALAAYGVDNVLIELNAPEIPIMDGSSLPFIYLLQDAGIVDQKAQKKFLRILKEVEVREPGKWVKFTPYNGFKAALTIEFDHPVFNRSSPRFEIDFAGKSYVEEIARARTFGFMQEVEMMRSHNLGLGGNLSNAIVIDDADVLNPDGLRYPDEFVRHKILDAIGDLYIVGHPIIGAFEGFKSGHAVNNALLRKVLEDETSYEWVEFKQDEDLPPAFHNLNLDVA
- the gap gene encoding type I glyceraldehyde-3-phosphate dehydrogenase, which gives rise to MGIKVAVNGFGRIGRLALRRLVEQDDIEVVAINDLTPPDMLVHLFKYDTMQGRFQGTAELKENAIVVNGKTIRAFADADPENLPWRELGVDVVLECTGFFNSKDKAEAHIRAGAKKVLLSAPGGNDVKTIVFGVNEHTLDGSETVVSGASCTTNCLAPMANVLHKEFGIVQGLMTTVHAYTGDQNTLDAPHRKSDFRRARAAAQNIVPNSTGAAKAIGLVIPELKGKLDGAAQRVPVATGSLTELVSVLSRPVTVEEINAKMKAAANESYAYTEDPIVSSDVIGLEAGSMFDATQTKVITVGDKQLVKTVAWYDNEMSYTCQLIRTLQYFSALMK